The genomic DNA TTGGAGAATATCGGGGATTTATGGGCAAAGGCCTTAGAAAACATCGAAAAGAAGATCAGCAAGCCCAGTTTTGATACATGGCTCAAATCGACCAAAGCTCATTCGATCCAGGGCGATACACTTGTTATCACTGCACCGAATGAATTTGCCCGCGATTGGCTTGAAGGACGCTACTCGCAGCTCATTTCAGGCGTTCTATATGACATTACCGGCGAAGAGCTGCTGATCAAGTTCATCATTCCTCAGAATCAAGAACCCGAGGAATTCGATATACCGCTTCCGCCAAAGAAGGCTTCGAAGGATGATGAGCATCAGGATCTCAACCAGAACATGCTCAATGCGAAATACACATTCGACACATTTGTCATCGGATCAGGCAATCGCTTTGCCCATGCCGCTTCACTCGCAGTAGCAGAAGCCCCGGCAAAAGCGTACAATCCACTCTTTATCTATGGGGGCGTAGGACTGGGAAAAACCCACTTGATGCACGCCATCGGTCACTATGTACTCGAACATAACCCTAATGCGAAGGTTGTTTATTTATCTTCCGAGAAATTCACGAATGAGTTCATCAATTCCATCCGGGACAATAAGGCCGTCGATTTCCGCAATAAATATCGAAATGTCGACGTGCTTCTCATTGATGATATTCAGTTCCTGGCGGGAAAAGAACAAACGCAGGAAGAGTTCTTCCATACATTCAACACGCTCCATGAAGAAAGCAAACAGATCGTCATCTCCAGCGACCGGCCTCCTAAAGAGATCCCGACGCTTGAAGACAGGCTCCGTTCCCGATTCGAATGGGGGCTGATCACGGATATCACGCCTCCTGACCTTGAGACGAGGATTGCGATCCTTCGTAAAAAAGCGAAAGCGGAAGGCCTCGATATCCCGAATGAAGCGATGCTGTACATTGCCAATCAGATCGATTCCAATATCCGTGAGCTTGAAGGGGCCTTGATTCGTGTCGTGGCGTATTCATCTCTCATCAATAAAGATATCAATGCGGATCTTGCTGCAGAGGCTTTGAAAGACATCATCCCGAGCTCAAAGCCCCGCGTGATCACCATCCAGGAAATCCAGCGTGTCGTCGGGGAGCATTTCAATGTGAAGCTCGAAGATTTCAAAGCGAAGAAGCGTACGAAGTCGATTGCGTTCCCACGGCAGATTGCCATGTACCTGTCCCGTGAAATGACCGATTCTTCTTTGCCAAAGATCGGGGAAGAATTCGGAGGACGGGATCACACCACCGTCATCCACGCCCATGAGAAGATCAGTACGCTCCTCGGGGCCGATGCTCTGCTTCAACAACAGCTGAAAGATATCCGTGAAACGCTGAAAAGCTGATTTTTTCACCCACAGCTCAAGTGGGCCATGTGAATAACCCGAACCAGATAGCACACAGTCTGTCCACATGTGGATAGGCTGTGTTTCCGTTCGATTCACACACTTATCCACATATCAACAGGCCCTATTACTATTATTACTACTTTTTAAATAAAATATTATTATATGTGCGTCCTTAAAAATTATGTGCAAGTGGGAGGAAATTGATCATGAAATTTGTTATCCAGAGGGATAAACTCGTGCAAAGCGTCCAAGATGTCATGAAAGCCGTGACATCAAGAACAACGATTCCGATTTTGACAGGAATCAAGATCATTGCGACAGAAGACGGTGTTACGCTGACTGGAAGCGACTCCGATATATCGATTGAATCGTTCATCCCGAATGAAGAAGAAGGAAAAGAGATTGTCGAAATCATGCAGCCTGGGGGAATTGTCCTTCAAGCGAAGTTCTTCAGTGAAATCGTCAAGAAGCTTCCAAGAGATACAGTGGAGATGGAAGTGTTGAATCATTTCCAAACGGTCATCCGCTCCGGTCAGGCCGAGTTCAATCTGAATGGTCTTGATCCAGAAGAATATCCGCATCTTCCTCAGATCGAAGAAGGGAACGGGATCAAAGTATCGACAGACCTTCTGAAGACAATGATCCGTCAGACTGTATTCGCAGTGTCCACCTCAGAAACACGCCCGATCTTGACAGGTGTAAACTGTCAGGTTGCTGATGGTTCATTGAGCTGTATTGCAACAGATAGCCACAGGCTCGCCATGAGGAAAGCGCCGATCGAAACGAATCACGATGCAGCATACAATATCGTCATTCCTGGTAAGAGTCTCAACGAACTGAATAAGATCCTTGATGATACGGATGAGCCTGTCGAAATCGTCATCACGGAGAATCAGGTCCTGTTCAAGGCGAAACATCTATTGTTCTTCTCAAGGCTGCTTGAGGGTAACTATCCAGATACGACGCGCCTGATCCCGACAGATACGAAAACCGGAATCACCCTCAATACGAAAGAGTTCTTGCAGGCCATCGACCGTGCCTCCCTCCTCGCAAGGGAAGGAAGAAATAATGTGGTCAAGCTTTCGACCCTTGAAGGCGGCATGATTGAGATCTCTTCCAATACGCCTGAGATCGGGAAGGTCATCGAGCAGGTTCAAAGTCAATCCATCGAGGGAGAAGAGCTCAAGATCTCCTTCAGTGCCAAATATATGATGGACGCCCTGAAAGCCATCGAAGGAACGGAAATCCATGTGAATTTCACAGGAGCGATGAGACCATTCGTTCTTCGCCCGCTTCATGATGATTCCATCCTTCAATTGATCCTGCCGGTCCGTACGTACTGATTGAAAAGCCAATGCCGTTTAAAGGCGTTGGCTTTTTCCCTTTTTAGAACAGCCCCGCCTTTTTTTGTCCGGACCCTCCAGCTCCCATTGTTTCCAGCTAGTTGTGACTTGTCCCGGTTTAGAGTAAAATAAACTATTAGAGACTTTACACGGAAAGTAGTGATTCGAAGTGGCACAACCAATCAAGATCGAGACGGAAATCATCACGCTAGGACAATTTCTCAAGCTTGCCGAAGTCATCCAATCGGGCGGCATGGCGAAATGGTTCCTGAGTGAGTATGAAGTATATGTGAATGGTGAACAGGATCAACGAAGGGGCAGGAAACTGGCGGTAGGAGATACCGTTGAAATCCCTGAAGTGGGGACGTTTGTTGTTACCGGAGAATAATAAAGGATGTCGTGTCCATGTACATTGAACAATTAGAACTGAAAAATTACCGGAATTACGAGTCCATCGATGTGACGTTCGAGAATAAGGTGAACGTCATTCTCGGGGAAAATGCCCAGGGAAAAACGAATATCATGGAGTCCATCTACGTTTTGGCCATGGCCAAGTCCCACCGGACATCAAATGACAAAGATTTAATCCGTTGGGATGAGGAATATGCTAAAATAAAAGGTAGGATACAAAAACATAATGGGCCGATACCTTTAGAGCTTGTGCTATCGAAAAAAGGCAAAAAGGCAAAATGTAACCATCTGGAGCAGCAGAAGCTGAGCCAGTACGTCGGAAATATGAATGTGGTTATGTTTGCCCCTGAAGATCTCCACCTCGTAAAAGGGAGTCCTCAGGTGAGACGCCGTTTCATCGATATGGAAATAGGCCAGGTTTCGCCTGTTTATTTGCATGATATCAGTCTTTACCAGAAGATTTTACAGCAGCGGAATCATTATCTGAAACAATTACAGACAAGGAAGCAGAAGGATCAGACGATGCTTGATGTGTTGACTGAGCAGTTCATTGAAATGGCTGTGAAGATCACGAAGAAGCGGTTTGAGTTTGTTCGTATGCTCGAAAGTTGGGCCAAACCGATTCATTCAGGCATATCGAGGAACCTCGAAACCCTCGAAATCCTATATAAACCGTCTTTAGAGGTATCAGATGATCAAGAATGGTCGAAAATGGTAGAGATATATGAACGGAAATTCGATCAGATCCGGGAACGTGAAATCGACCGCGGGGTGACCCTGGTGGGACCTCACAGGGACGATCTTCAATTTATCGTGAATGACCGTGACGTCCAGACGTTCGGTTCGCAGGGACAACAGCGGACGACGGCTCTATCGGTGAAGCTTGCAGAAATTGAATTGATCCATTCGGAGATCAAGGAGTACCCGATCCTGCTTCTCGATGA from Rossellomorea marisflavi includes the following:
- the dnaA gene encoding chromosomal replication initiator protein DnaA — its product is MENIGDLWAKALENIEKKISKPSFDTWLKSTKAHSIQGDTLVITAPNEFARDWLEGRYSQLISGVLYDITGEELLIKFIIPQNQEPEEFDIPLPPKKASKDDEHQDLNQNMLNAKYTFDTFVIGSGNRFAHAASLAVAEAPAKAYNPLFIYGGVGLGKTHLMHAIGHYVLEHNPNAKVVYLSSEKFTNEFINSIRDNKAVDFRNKYRNVDVLLIDDIQFLAGKEQTQEEFFHTFNTLHEESKQIVISSDRPPKEIPTLEDRLRSRFEWGLITDITPPDLETRIAILRKKAKAEGLDIPNEAMLYIANQIDSNIRELEGALIRVVAYSSLINKDINADLAAEALKDIIPSSKPRVITIQEIQRVVGEHFNVKLEDFKAKKRTKSIAFPRQIAMYLSREMTDSSLPKIGEEFGGRDHTTVIHAHEKISTLLGADALLQQQLKDIRETLKS
- the dnaN gene encoding DNA polymerase III subunit beta → MKFVIQRDKLVQSVQDVMKAVTSRTTIPILTGIKIIATEDGVTLTGSDSDISIESFIPNEEEGKEIVEIMQPGGIVLQAKFFSEIVKKLPRDTVEMEVLNHFQTVIRSGQAEFNLNGLDPEEYPHLPQIEEGNGIKVSTDLLKTMIRQTVFAVSTSETRPILTGVNCQVADGSLSCIATDSHRLAMRKAPIETNHDAAYNIVIPGKSLNELNKILDDTDEPVEIVITENQVLFKAKHLLFFSRLLEGNYPDTTRLIPTDTKTGITLNTKEFLQAIDRASLLAREGRNNVVKLSTLEGGMIEISSNTPEIGKVIEQVQSQSIEGEELKISFSAKYMMDALKAIEGTEIHVNFTGAMRPFVLRPLHDDSILQLILPVRTY
- the yaaA gene encoding S4 domain-containing protein YaaA; protein product: MAQPIKIETEIITLGQFLKLAEVIQSGGMAKWFLSEYEVYVNGEQDQRRGRKLAVGDTVEIPEVGTFVVTGE
- the recF gene encoding DNA replication/repair protein RecF (All proteins in this family for which functions are known are DNA-binding proteins that assist the filamentation of RecA onto DNA for the initiation of recombination or recombinational repair.) — its product is MYIEQLELKNYRNYESIDVTFENKVNVILGENAQGKTNIMESIYVLAMAKSHRTSNDKDLIRWDEEYAKIKGRIQKHNGPIPLELVLSKKGKKAKCNHLEQQKLSQYVGNMNVVMFAPEDLHLVKGSPQVRRRFIDMEIGQVSPVYLHDISLYQKILQQRNHYLKQLQTRKQKDQTMLDVLTEQFIEMAVKITKKRFEFVRMLESWAKPIHSGISRNLETLEILYKPSLEVSDDQEWSKMVEIYERKFDQIREREIDRGVTLVGPHRDDLQFIVNDRDVQTFGSQGQQRTTALSVKLAEIELIHSEIKEYPILLLDDVLSELDDYRQSHLLNTIQGKVQTFVTTTNVDGIDHQTLNEATTFHVEAGTMKRLK